In Dioscorea cayenensis subsp. rotundata cultivar TDr96_F1 chromosome 13, TDr96_F1_v2_PseudoChromosome.rev07_lg8_w22 25.fasta, whole genome shotgun sequence, the sequence ACCAACTAATTGTTAATGATATATCTGTCTCTGTTAATAAGGGacaagaaaaaaacatcaatgaatTGTTTGGCTTACCTCAACGCTGCCTCTTTTTATCTGgtgaaattaatataaatcaaaagaacAGAGTTAGACAGCTAGcataattagtaaaaataaatgaagctataaatatatatatattagtaagtGAAGGTCTCACGTTGAGGTATATTTGAGGCAAACGTCCACCCATATAGATGGCAGCCATTATCCATCCTAACAAGAGGCCAAATGAATTGGATTCTATTTCTTGCAGCCCTGTTtcctgttatatatatatatatatatatatatatattctatgcTATTAATTGTTGAATATGAAAGTAATCTTGCATGTTTTCTGAGACAAATACCTGCAAGAGTGTTGTTCCAGAGAAAACCAAGTGCTTTACCATCAAAGATTGAGCTTGAAATGGCAGGTTGGCAGAAGTAGCGAGTACTGTACCATAACCCACCTGAAAATTCACAGTTTCACATCTTTAATCATGCCAATGTCTCTAATATTAACCAAACTCTTAAACATTGGATTTATGCACACCCACCCATTTGGTCTTTTACTGACAAAAAATAgtctaaattattattaaactaaaaataaaaataaaaaaaattgggaggATAGTTATTAATTACAGAGCGTGAAAAATTTCTCTTGGTTTTGGATCTGGCCCTATGAGCTGGTAAGGTGGTCTCTTCGTCAGAAGATGAATCATGGCCAAGCGTTGCAGATGGACCACTTCTTGGAGCCACAAGATAAGATGATGATCCATATGGAGGTGTAGGACTGCTTGCCAGAGACCTTGCTGACCTGCACTCTCAAAGTAATTTAATTAGAATTTAAGCTTCTGAAAAGAGAAACATCACTCTCTCATTTCTCATGCACAAACAAGAAATCAAACAACGTACGTATAGTAAATGTCCATCCGAGGACTAGATCTAGCTGAGGGAATGGCAGCTACTGGTTCACTTGAATCTACTTGTGATTTTGGATTCAGAGGCACCCTTTTTTCCTCTTCATtctatatacatacatatatatatatatatatggcgatGAAAACAAGCattgaaaagaataaatcatCATATGAGATAAATTAACAACTAGAAACTGTTTGAGAAACAACTTTAATTACCTCTGAGTTATCTGCAAATCCCCTGTATTTCCACCATCTAAGGAAGTAATCATAGTAAATGGTTTGCACCAGCAACACCACTGTAGTCAATGTGTACAACTGCATGTCCAAGTGCGGTTAATTTTGCTCA encodes:
- the LOC120274798 gene encoding seven transmembrane protein 1-like, whose product is MKRVGGEAMAVWSSCSQVKNGCVEWVEKYFKDCVCNLSSEISFGFGLVSLFCWAIAEIPQIISNYHTKSGHGVSLALLLTWVIGDVFNLVGCLLEPVTLPTQFYTALLYTLTTVVLLVQTIYYDYFLRWWKYRGFADNSENEEEKRVPLNPKSQVDSSEPVAAIPSARSSPRMDIYYTSARSLASSPTPPYGSSSYLVAPRSGPSATLGHDSSSDEETTLPAHRARSKTKRNFSRSVGYGTVLATSANLPFQAQSLMVKHLVFSGTTLLQETGLQEIESNSFGLLLGWIMAAIYMGGRLPQIYLNIKRGSVEGLSPLMFLFALIANASYVGSILVRSMEWERIKANAPWLLDAIVCVLLDLFIIIQFGYYKVICRRSTCSKAAPTLA